The following are encoded in a window of Cryptococcus neoformans var. neoformans B-3501A chromosome 13, whole genome shotgun sequence genomic DNA:
- a CDS encoding hypothetical protein (Match to EST gb|CF187452.1|CF187452; HMMPfam hit to Transp_cyt_pur, Permease for cytosine/purines, uracil, thiamine, allantoin, score: 332.8, E(): 4.7e-97): MPIKFSKPDTKKWFTLDYWRLDTPPASYATHDGWSNADVDVVPVEQRNWRAINYLFLWLADGANVGTMQQAGSIVSLGLSWREASVAIAIGNIIIAVAVTLNGVIGSRHHVPFSIASRASLGFYFSYFAVISRLVLGLLYFGINTFIGASCTLICLEAIWPQLKTYNNTIPTSQGVTSNKMIAYFVFWAIQFPLVMIPPRKMRWLFFVKSLFAIVAAFATLGWAVKQAGGGGPIFQQHTALTGSAKSWAWLAGINVAISGKTTLAINIPDLTRYARKTSDAYWQIIFIPIVYWVFSFIGIVIASAGQAIYGTLYWDPTSIVALWTSRAGAFFVAFAFGFATLGTNISTNSIATSNDFAFLIPKWLNIKRGAFITSLVGGWATCPWKIQASATSLTTFLSGYIIVLAPLAAIMIVDYWVLRKTHLHVPMLYQNEGIYKYTWGINWRAFVTLVVVIPVNLPGLIHAINPKVSIGNFSYFYKASWLTSFFIATGVYLILSSIFPPTSTFVEATVESMDEDISDPMTDSKGWEKENGRESDRNYPIINSV; the protein is encoded by the exons ATGCCTATCAAATTCTCCAAGCCAGACACCAAAAAGTGGTTTACGTTGGATTATTGGCGACTCGACACTCCTCCGGCCTCCTATGCAACTCATGATGGTTGGAGTAACGCGGATGTCGATGTTGTTCCTGTGGAGCAACGGAACTGGCGAGC TATCAACTACCTCTTCTTGTGGTTGGCTGATGGTGCCAATGTTGGCACTATGCAACAAGCCGGCTCTATTGTCTCTCTTGGTTTGAGTTGGAGAGAGGCTTCTGTCGCCAT CGCCATCGGCAACATTATTATTGCTGTCGCGGTCACCCTTAACGGTGTGATTGGCTCTCGACACCATGTCCCCTTTTCCATTGCCTCTCGTGCTTCACTTGGTTTTTACTTTTCTTATTTTGCCGTCATTTCCCGTCTCGTCCTGGGTCTTCTCTATTTCGG TATTAATACATTCATTGGTGCATCTTGCACCCTCATCTGTCTCGAAGCTATCTGGCCTCAGCTCAAGACCTACAACAATACCATCCCCACTTCCCAGGGTGTTACTAGCAACAAGATGATTGCATACTTTGTCTTCTGGGCAA TTCAATTCCCACTCGTGATGATCCCCCCTAGGAAAATGCGATGGTTATTCTTCGTCAAGTCTCTCTTTGCTATCGTTGCTGCTTTCGCCACTCTCGGCTGGGCTGTTAAGCAGGCTGGGGGTGGCGGTCCCATCTTTCAGCAACACACCGCTCTCACAGGCTCTGCCAAGTCTTGGGCTTGGTTGGCCGGTATCAACGTTGCTATCTCCGGTAAAACCACTCTTGCCATCAACATT CCTGACTTGACTCGATATGCGCGAAAGACTAGTGACGCCTACTGGCAGATTATCTTCATCCCTATCGTCTACTGGGTATTTTCCTTCATTGGTATCGTCATTGCGTCTGCTGGCCAG GCCATTTACGGCACCCTTTACTGGGATCCCACTAGTATCGTCGCCCTCTGGACCTCTCGAGCCGGAGCCTTTTTCGTCGCTTTTGCCTTCGGTTTCGCCACTCTCGGTACTAACATCTCTACTAATTCTATCGCCACATCTAACGATTTTGCATTCCTTATTCCCAAGTGGCTGAATATCAAGCGAGGCGCCTTCATTACCTCTCTTGTGGGAGGTTGGGCCACTTGCCCTTGGAAGATCCAAGCTAGTGCGACTT CCTTGACCACCTTCTTGTCAGGTTACATCATTGTCTTGGCTCCATTGGCA GCAATCATGATTGTGGACTACTGGGTCCTTCGTAAGACCCACTTACACGTCCCTATGCTCTATCAAAATGAAGGCATTTACAAATACACCTGGGGCATCAACTGGCGAGCTTTTGTAACTCTTGTGGTTGTTATCCCCGTCAATCTCCCTGGTCTTATCCATGCCATCAACCCCAAAGTTTCCATCGGCAACTTCAGCTACTTCT ACAAGGCTTCTTGGCTCacatctttcttcatcgccaCTGGAGTCTATCTTatcctttcttccatcttccctcctACCTCTACTTTCGTTGAAGCCACCGTCGAGAGCATGGATGAGGACATTTCAGACCCCATGACCGATTCCAAGGgctgggagaaggaaaacgGGCGAGAGTCTGACAGGAACTACCCCATCATCAACTCTGTCTAA
- a CDS encoding hypothetical protein (HMMPfam hit to ADH_zinc_N, Zinc-binding dehydrogenase, score: 243.8, E(): 2.9e-70) — protein MKAAQIVGFEAPYKVTDIPKPVPQGNQILLRVKAAGFCHTDEAVKMGYTGSPLPLTGGHEGAGLVEATGGDVTNFTVGDRVAALLFREPCGQCGECKNNSAVFCDNIKMNGFNVDGAFAEYMIVDQRFTLHVPENIDFAQAAAFMCSGATVYNGLKAAKLPPKSVVGIYGIGALGSLGVQFAKAMGHQVIAIDNRPQPLEHIRALGSLSPDLTLSSDHTVEEGLKAIEEMFPEKLLRGVDAMLVTGPQAHEFDYAFKMTAKHGVVVALSCCNQPMIEIDWKDIVLRDIRVVGGFCATIEVTKELLELASMKNVKSKIRTFSLDEVNDLLTVYHQPDMHGKLVVTFD, from the exons ATGAAAGCAGCTCAAATCGTGGGATTTGAAGCCCCTTACAAGGTCACCGACATACCAAAGCCAGTCCCTCAAGGCAATCAGATTCTGCTTCGCGTCAAGGCAGCCGGCTTCTGCCACACA GATGAAGCTGTCAAAATGGGCTACACTGGCTCCCCTCTACCCCTCACAGGTGGCCATGAAGGAGCTGGCCTGGTTGAGGCTACGGGGGGAGATGTTACAAACTTTACCGTAGGAGACAGAGTCGCGGCTCTCCTCTTTAGGGAGCCCTGTG GGCAGTGTGGAGAGTGCAAGAACAACAGCGCCGTGTTCTGTGATAACATTAAAATGAACGGATT CAATGTTGATGGCGCCTTTGCGGAGTACATGATTGTTGACCAACGTTTCACACTACATGTCCCGGAAAATATCGACTTTGCTCAGGCTGCAGCTTTTATGTGCTCTGGGGCTAC AGTGTACAATGG GTTGAAAGCTGCCAAACTCCCCCCGAAATCGGTAGTGGGCATCTACGGAATAGGTGCACTGGGTAGTCTTGGTGTTCAATTCGCCAAAGCCATG GGCCACCAAGTCATTGCGATCGACAATCGCCCTCAACCACTTGAACATATCAGAGCACTTGGCTCTCTGTCCCCTGATCTTACCCTGTCCTCTGATCACACTGTTGAGGAGGGTCTCAAGGCGATCGAAGAAATGTTCCCTGAGAAACTATTGAGAGGCGTGGATGCAATGCTGGTGACTG GCCCCCAAGCGCATGAGTTTGATTATGCATTCAAGATGACAGCAAAACATGGCGTTGTTGTAGCTTTGAGCTGCTGCAACCAGCCT ATGATTGAAATTGATTGGAAAGACATTGTCTTGCGGGATATACGGGTCGTAGGTGGATTCTGCGCTACTATAGAAGTTACCAAGGAGCTCCTTGAGCTAGCGTCAATGAAAAACGTGAAAAGCAAGATTAGGACATTTTCACTCGATGAAGTAAACGATTTGCTCACTGTTTATCACCAG CCGGATATGCATGGGAAACTGGTTGTAACATTTGACTGA
- a CDS encoding hypothetical protein (Match to EST gb|CF193983.1|CF193983) yields the protein MTDHVSSVQQDEQQYDFFLYGTLCVPAVLAKVLGHKCKNITFQDALLPGYTRHKVKNEMYPAVIDKARTDQLLKDNPPNANEVNTRGTYVKGLSYADVHALDMFEGEEYSRLRLPLQTLSQPANIQELPTELVNPTAREGPAFKSSSVEDEPVDAEKKDMVEGWVYVWAGSLERLVPQIWQFEAFIRAKASEWNDLPEEWFISLPPDGELQPPAIEREGLQGEEEEIEDGDQSKLKGRTAEGFEEFGKGMLKHWAFRPGYVNLNHGSYGSPPRHVLNYMRDLSEEIESCPDLFLRRTYLPLLNETRQKVADIIGAEQGEVVLVPNTTHGVFNVLQNIKWDEGDIIVIYSTTYGAVAQMAKHFADVLPISLHIVSLTFPCTHAEILTATEDVLAQYNKVAIPNYTGQSRAEGKDGNHQRVRAVLCDVLASMPGVLYPWEKVVTLCKKYGALSIIDGAHAIGQIPLDVKKADCDFFVSNCHKWLMAHRGAALLYVPTHNQYLMRTSIPTSAGYESSKYPTPGGVRCWDWASQYEWTGTQNWTPLFSVLSAIEFRKSIGGEQRIMDYCQSLAIEGGKRLKKKWGPLTSIMDTKPPSLSVAMVNLSLPHIPAPNDAADQVKQLCYFEEGMYEANCFAACYVHGGKWWVRFSAQVWNDLSDFEYVGKVLEKLCLEIKNGKYLEQKSVKP from the exons ATGACCGACCATGTTTCAAGCGTCCAACAGGACGAACAACAATATGACT TCTTTCTCTATGGTACCCTCTGTGTACCTGCTGTACTTGCCAAAGTATTGGGACATAAATGCAAAAACATCACTTTTCAGGACGCTCTTCTACCT GGCTACACCAGGCACAAAGTCAAGAATGAGATGTATCCGGCCGTAATCGATAAAGCCCGTACTGATCAACTTCTGAAAGATAA CCCTCCGAACGCTAATGAAGTCAATACTCGAGGAACCTACGTAAAGGGCCTCTCCTACGCCGATGTCCACGCTCTTGACAtgtttgaaggagaagagtacTCTCGTCTCCGCCTGCCACTCCAAACCCTCTCACAACCCGCCAACATTCAAGAACTTCCCACCGAGCTCGTCAATCCTACCGCTCGCGAGGGGCCTGCTTTCAAATCTTCCTCTGTCGAGGACGAGCCTGTAGAtgccgagaagaaggatatggTGGAGGGGTGGGTGTACGTCTGGGCTGGATCTTTGGAGAGGCTTGTCCCCCAGATATGGCAGTTCGAAGCGTTCATTAGGGCAAAAGCATCGGAGTGGAATGATCTTCCGGAAGAGTGGTTTATCAGCCTTCCCCCGGATGGCGAGCTACAGCCCCCCGCCattgagagagaaggattgcaaggagaagaagaggagattgaggatggGGATCAATCGAAGCTCAAAGGGAGAACGGCTGAAGGGTTCGAGGAGTTTGGCAAGGGAATGTTAAAGCACTGGGCTTTTCGTCCTGGAT ATGTCAATCTCAATCACGGTTCTTATGGTTCACCTCCTCGGCATGTTTTAAACTATATGCGAGATCTTTCTGAAGAAATCGAGTCATGTCCTGACCTCTTCCTGCGTCGTACCTACTTGCCACTCCTCAATGAAACTCGCCAAAAAGTCGCAGACATCATTGGTGCCGAGCAAGGAGAGGTAGTTTTGGTTCCCAATACGACACATGGCGTGTTCAATGTGCTGCAGAACATCAAATGGGATGAGGGCGATATTATTGTAATCT ATTCAACGACATATGGCGCTGTCGCACAGATGGCAAAGCACTTTGCCGATGTTCTCCCCATTTCCCTCCACATTGTGTCCCTCACCTTTCCTTGCACCCACGCAGAGATTCTCACCGCTACCGAAGACGTATTGGCCCAGTATAATAAGGTGGCGATTCCCAATTACACCGGACAAAGTAGGGCCGAAGGTAAAGATGGGAACCACCAGAGAGTTAGGGCGGTGCTGTGTGACGTTTTAGCCAGTATGCCAGG CGTGCTGTACCCATGGGAGAAAGTAGTGACCCTTTGCAAGAAGTATGGTGCACTCTCCATCATCGATGGTGCGCACGCCATTGGTCAGATTCCTTTAGATGTCAAGAAGGCCGATTGTGACTTTTTTGTTTCT AATTGCCATAAATGGCTCATGGCTCATCGCGGTGCAGCACTACTTTATGTCCCCACACATAATCAGTACCTCATGCGGACTTCCATCCCGACATCTGCAGGATATGAGTCTAGCAAGTATCCTACTCCTGGGGGAGTGAGATGTTGGGATTGGGCCTCTCAA TATGAGTGGACAGGTACACAGAACTGGactcctctcttctcggTTTTGTCTGCTATAGAATTTAGAAAGTCAATCGGTGGGGAACAAAGGATAATGGATTATTGTCAATCGCTTGCAATTGA AGGAGGCAAAAGGCTTAAGAAAAAATGGGGTCCTCTTACCAGCATCATGGACACCAAACCCCCTTCTCTTAGTGTTGCTATGGTAaacctttctcttcctcacatCCCTGCACCCAATGATGCTGCCGACCAAGTGAAACAACTTTGTtactttgaagaagggatgtATGAGGCAAACTGTTTCGCAGCCTGTTATGTGCATGGTGGAAAGTGGTGGGTCAGGTTCTCAGCTCAGGTATGGAATGAT TTGAGTGATTTTGAGTATGTTGGAAAGGTGCTAGAGAAACTATGTCTGGAAATCAA AAATGGCAAATATCTTGAACAAAAGAGTGTCAAACCA TGA
- a CDS encoding hypothetical protein (Match to EST gb|CF193983.1|CF193983), with protein MTDHVSSVQQDEQQYDFFLYGTLCVPAVLAKVLGHKCKNITFQDALLPGYTRHKVKNEMYPAVIDKARTDQLLKDNPPNANEVNTRGTYVKGLSYADVHALDMFEGEEYSRLRLPLQTLSQPANIQELPTELVNPTAREGPAFKSSSVEDEPVDAEKKDMVEGWVYVWAGSLERLVPQIWQFEAFIRAKASEWNDLPEEWFISLPPDGELQPPAIEREGLQGEEEEIEDGDQSKLKGRTAEGFEEFGKGMLKHWAFRPGYVNLNHGSYGSPPRHVLNYMRDLSEEIESCPDLFLRRTYLPLLNETRQKVADIIGAEQGEVVLVPNTTHGVFNVLQNIKWDEGDIIVIYSTTYGAVAQMAKHFADVLPISLHIVSLTFPCTHAEILTATEDVLAQYNKVAIPNYTGQSRAEGKDGNHQRVRAVLCDVLASMPGVLYPWEKVVTLCKKYGALSIIDGAHAIGQIPLDVKKADCDFFVSNCHKWLMAHRGAALLYVPTHNQYLMRTSIPTSAGYESSKYPTPGGVRCWDWASQYEWTGTQNWTPLFSVLSAIEFRKSIGGEQRIMDYCQSLAIEGGKRLKKKWGPLTSIMDTKPPSLSVAMVNLSLPHIPAPNDAADQVKQLCYFEEGMYEANCFAACYVHGGKWWVRFSAQVWNDLSDFEYVGKVLEKLCLEIKNGKYLEQKSVKPVSDVPKQDK; from the exons ATGACCGACCATGTTTCAAGCGTCCAACAGGACGAACAACAATATGACT TCTTTCTCTATGGTACCCTCTGTGTACCTGCTGTACTTGCCAAAGTATTGGGACATAAATGCAAAAACATCACTTTTCAGGACGCTCTTCTACCT GGCTACACCAGGCACAAAGTCAAGAATGAGATGTATCCGGCCGTAATCGATAAAGCCCGTACTGATCAACTTCTGAAAGATAA CCCTCCGAACGCTAATGAAGTCAATACTCGAGGAACCTACGTAAAGGGCCTCTCCTACGCCGATGTCCACGCTCTTGACAtgtttgaaggagaagagtacTCTCGTCTCCGCCTGCCACTCCAAACCCTCTCACAACCCGCCAACATTCAAGAACTTCCCACCGAGCTCGTCAATCCTACCGCTCGCGAGGGGCCTGCTTTCAAATCTTCCTCTGTCGAGGACGAGCCTGTAGAtgccgagaagaaggatatggTGGAGGGGTGGGTGTACGTCTGGGCTGGATCTTTGGAGAGGCTTGTCCCCCAGATATGGCAGTTCGAAGCGTTCATTAGGGCAAAAGCATCGGAGTGGAATGATCTTCCGGAAGAGTGGTTTATCAGCCTTCCCCCGGATGGCGAGCTACAGCCCCCCGCCattgagagagaaggattgcaaggagaagaagaggagattgaggatggGGATCAATCGAAGCTCAAAGGGAGAACGGCTGAAGGGTTCGAGGAGTTTGGCAAGGGAATGTTAAAGCACTGGGCTTTTCGTCCTGGAT ATGTCAATCTCAATCACGGTTCTTATGGTTCACCTCCTCGGCATGTTTTAAACTATATGCGAGATCTTTCTGAAGAAATCGAGTCATGTCCTGACCTCTTCCTGCGTCGTACCTACTTGCCACTCCTCAATGAAACTCGCCAAAAAGTCGCAGACATCATTGGTGCCGAGCAAGGAGAGGTAGTTTTGGTTCCCAATACGACACATGGCGTGTTCAATGTGCTGCAGAACATCAAATGGGATGAGGGCGATATTATTGTAATCT ATTCAACGACATATGGCGCTGTCGCACAGATGGCAAAGCACTTTGCCGATGTTCTCCCCATTTCCCTCCACATTGTGTCCCTCACCTTTCCTTGCACCCACGCAGAGATTCTCACCGCTACCGAAGACGTATTGGCCCAGTATAATAAGGTGGCGATTCCCAATTACACCGGACAAAGTAGGGCCGAAGGTAAAGATGGGAACCACCAGAGAGTTAGGGCGGTGCTGTGTGACGTTTTAGCCAGTATGCCAGG CGTGCTGTACCCATGGGAGAAAGTAGTGACCCTTTGCAAGAAGTATGGTGCACTCTCCATCATCGATGGTGCGCACGCCATTGGTCAGATTCCTTTAGATGTCAAGAAGGCCGATTGTGACTTTTTTGTTTCT AATTGCCATAAATGGCTCATGGCTCATCGCGGTGCAGCACTACTTTATGTCCCCACACATAATCAGTACCTCATGCGGACTTCCATCCCGACATCTGCAGGATATGAGTCTAGCAAGTATCCTACTCCTGGGGGAGTGAGATGTTGGGATTGGGCCTCTCAA TATGAGTGGACAGGTACACAGAACTGGactcctctcttctcggTTTTGTCTGCTATAGAATTTAGAAAGTCAATCGGTGGGGAACAAAGGATAATGGATTATTGTCAATCGCTTGCAATTGA AGGAGGCAAAAGGCTTAAGAAAAAATGGGGTCCTCTTACCAGCATCATGGACACCAAACCCCCTTCTCTTAGTGTTGCTATGGTAaacctttctcttcctcacatCCCTGCACCCAATGATGCTGCCGACCAAGTGAAACAACTTTGTtactttgaagaagggatgtATGAGGCAAACTGTTTCGCAGCCTGTTATGTGCATGGTGGAAAGTGGTGGGTCAGGTTCTCAGCTCAGGTATGGAATGAT TTGAGTGATTTTGAGTATGTTGGAAAGGTGCTAGAGAAACTATGTCTGGAAATCAA AAATGGCAAATATCTTGAACAAAAGAGTGTCAAACCAGTGAGTGATGTGCCCAAACAGGACAAATGA